Proteins from one Salaquimonas pukyongi genomic window:
- a CDS encoding putative Ig domain-containing protein — translation MVVSGSELADATGTDAQTFTPIDVKPAFNDPDGTDTLTYTATGLPAGLSLNPTTGIISGTMDSSASQNGNTGTATDGVYTVAVTAGDGNGGTVSDTFSITVGNPAPVAQDDAFSTDQNTTIGGGNVLAANGNGADSDPDGDTPLTVSEADGDAAKVGQQIAGTGGGLFTIAGDGSLSFDPNGDFNYLGGGESAATTATYQLSDGEGGFSTASVTVTVSGQNDGPVPFDPANPGTPPADPNNYIPAQSAVDGETITAFDVTAYASDPDATDTLTFSIDPAELPAGLSFDGTVISGTLAASASVGGDDPSGNPGRYLIPLTVTDEDGATFTTTITYTISNPAPDARDDNAATDEDTAITGSVFADNGNGADSDPDGDTFTVTLVNGDAANVGMAVASSNGGTFTIGATGGYMFEPGSGFRDLSDGEARPTSITYTIDDGNGGADQATLTVTVNGSNNAPIIIDPTRPVIDPNDPPVPADPNNFLPDQTGFDSTPLTLFDVSPYFHDFEGNAMTFSLEPGAPGWLSINPVSGIITGTPPSDASISGPGGDGIHVITVTVTDSNGDSVSTTIDYTISNPPPVSTGLPDQSETAGAPFAMETAGSFSDPDGDTLSFSASGLPTGLSIDPATGKITGTIAGSAASGGPNGNGVYSVAVTADDGQGGTVTVNFAFTVGDITNPGIVPPLDPLPPISGPGDPIILPESDTVVGDMVNGIFPLGGNTGIFNLDHPVTQALYQISPLAVSSSLGSDGLPLTQTVEWIGKTRALLDRSGEAAWLKGGNLRDAVAEYYLGGDALSGSDSSDFVVRTLAWGPVLFIEIASANRGLEWELESVDGKAPGREIQAYGANLFAISRAAGSQARIVMRGADEAGNETLLEIGVMPASGQLIEIRAINGQDVSRGLSDQIRKLVDAKKAAVRSPFAIWG, via the coding sequence GTGGTGGTTTCCGGCAGTGAGCTTGCCGATGCCACGGGCACCGACGCACAGACGTTTACTCCGATAGACGTCAAGCCTGCTTTCAACGATCCGGACGGCACCGATACGCTGACCTACACCGCGACCGGCCTGCCCGCTGGCCTTTCGCTGAACCCGACGACCGGTATCATCTCGGGAACCATGGATTCATCGGCATCCCAGAACGGCAATACCGGCACTGCAACCGATGGCGTCTATACGGTTGCGGTAACCGCCGGCGATGGCAATGGCGGCACGGTATCCGATACCTTCTCCATCACGGTAGGCAATCCGGCACCGGTGGCACAGGACGATGCCTTCAGCACAGATCAGAACACCACTATTGGTGGCGGTAACGTGCTTGCTGCCAATGGCAATGGCGCAGACAGCGATCCCGATGGCGATACGCCGCTCACCGTCAGCGAAGCCGATGGTGATGCCGCCAAAGTCGGACAGCAGATTGCCGGTACCGGCGGTGGCTTGTTCACCATCGCAGGCGATGGCAGCCTTTCCTTCGATCCCAATGGCGACTTCAACTATCTGGGTGGCGGGGAAAGCGCAGCGACCACTGCAACCTATCAATTGAGCGATGGGGAAGGGGGTTTCAGCACTGCGTCGGTTACCGTAACCGTCAGCGGCCAGAACGATGGCCCGGTACCTTTCGATCCGGCCAATCCCGGAACGCCGCCAGCCGATCCGAACAATTATATTCCTGCGCAGTCTGCTGTCGACGGAGAAACGATTACAGCGTTCGACGTCACGGCATATGCGTCCGATCCCGACGCAACGGATACGCTGACCTTTTCCATTGATCCGGCCGAACTGCCTGCAGGCCTGAGTTTTGATGGAACCGTGATTTCAGGCACGCTTGCTGCTTCCGCATCGGTGGGTGGGGACGATCCTTCCGGCAATCCTGGCCGCTATCTCATTCCGTTGACCGTAACCGACGAGGATGGCGCCACTTTCACCACGACCATCACCTATACTATCAGCAATCCGGCACCCGATGCCCGTGATGACAATGCTGCAACAGACGAGGACACTGCCATCACCGGGAGCGTGTTTGCCGACAACGGAAACGGCGCCGACAGCGATCCCGATGGTGATACGTTCACCGTCACGCTGGTCAACGGGGATGCCGCCAATGTTGGCATGGCGGTTGCCAGCAGCAATGGCGGTACGTTCACCATCGGCGCGACAGGCGGCTACATGTTCGAGCCCGGCAGTGGTTTCCGCGATCTTTCCGATGGTGAAGCAAGGCCGACTTCAATCACCTATACCATTGACGACGGCAATGGCGGAGCGGATCAGGCGACCCTTACGGTAACCGTCAATGGCAGCAACAATGCGCCAATCATCATCGATCCAACCCGACCGGTCATCGATCCCAATGATCCGCCGGTGCCGGCCGATCCCAACAATTTCCTCCCCGACCAGACTGGTTTCGACAGCACGCCACTGACGTTATTTGACGTTTCGCCCTATTTCCACGATTTCGAGGGCAATGCGATGACATTCAGTCTGGAGCCTGGGGCGCCGGGTTGGCTCTCGATTAATCCCGTGTCCGGCATTATCACGGGAACACCGCCTTCCGACGCATCGATCAGCGGTCCCGGTGGCGATGGCATCCATGTCATCACGGTGACAGTGACAGACAGCAATGGCGATAGCGTCTCGACAACGATTGATTACACCATTTCCAATCCTCCGCCCGTTTCAACGGGCCTTCCCGATCAGTCGGAGACAGCAGGCGCGCCGTTCGCAATGGAAACGGCAGGCAGTTTCAGCGATCCCGATGGGGACACGCTTTCCTTCTCTGCGAGCGGATTGCCCACAGGCCTTTCCATCGATCCGGCAACCGGCAAGATAACCGGCACCATTGCCGGTTCTGCCGCCAGCGGCGGGCCAAATGGCAATGGCGTTTATTCCGTGGCCGTCACGGCCGATGACGGACAGGGCGGGACAGTTACCGTCAACTTCGCCTTTACGGTCGGCGATATCACCAACCCGGGCATTGTGCCGCCGCTTGACCCGCTACCGCCGATTTCCGGGCCCGGCGATCCGATTATCTTGCCGGAGTCTGATACTGTTGTCGGAGACATGGTGAATGGAATTTTCCCGCTGGGGGGCAATACCGGCATCTTCAATCTCGATCATCCGGTCACACAGGCGCTTTACCAGATCAGCCCGTTGGCGGTTTCATCATCCCTTGGTTCCGATGGCTTGCCGCTTACCCAGACGGTCGAGTGGATCGGGAAAACCCGCGCCCTGCTTGATCGGTCAGGAGAGGCCGCATGGCTTAAGGGCGGGAACCTGCGCGATGCCGTAGCCGAATACTATCTCGGCGGCGATGCTCTGTCAGGGAGCGACAGCAGCGATTTTGTTGTCCGCACGCTTGCTTGGGGTCCGGTCTTGTTCATTGAAATCGCTTCTGCAAACCGCGGCTTAGAATGGGAACTGGAGAGTGTTGATGGCAAGGCGCCGGGCCGCGAGATTCAGGCCTATGGCGCAAACCTTTTCGCCATTTCCCGGGCTGCCGGCAGTCAAGCCCGGATCGTTATGCGTGGCGCCGATGAGGCCGGAAACGAAACTCTGCTCGAAATCGGCGTGATGCCTGCTAGCGGTCAGTTGATCGAGATTCGTGCCATCAACGGACAGGACGTTTCGCGCGGTCTTAGCGACCAGATCAGAAAGCTGGTGGATGCAAAAAAGGCCGCCGTCAGATCACCATTCGCAATTTGGGGATAA
- a CDS encoding TolC family protein: protein MARVAEEQEPVTRAISLYEAMARALKFNLDHRVEMMARALADAKLEAARADMLPSLVANAHKSLRSKHSYSYSKPPGGPRSANASTSAEASVFTKDISFSWNILDFGLSYVRAKQAANRAMLAEEQKRKVINRIIEDVRTAYWRAVSAQRLTTGLQRLEGRVERALANSRSLGESGFSSPVAALNFQRELIDIKQDIQRMLRELKTAKIQLAALMNLPPDYNYKLVIPKRRLSHLKIRIPGDEMMRLALQNRPEMRELAYQGRISEQEAEAALLELLPGIQLYAGSNFDSNNLLLDNNWISWGAKASWNVMKLFQYPARKAVTDAELYLNDQRSLAMTMAIMTQVSVARTRYHYLRKSAETAAQYNSVQHKLLKQLRASETSGAESEQALIREEMNALVASAEYDLAYSDLQNAFGAIYATIGVDPWGDHLDTASDVETLAASLQQVWRERGDVGG, encoded by the coding sequence ATGGCCCGCGTCGCGGAGGAACAGGAACCGGTTACCCGCGCCATCTCGCTATATGAGGCGATGGCCAGGGCCTTGAAATTCAATCTCGATCACCGTGTGGAAATGATGGCGCGCGCATTGGCGGATGCAAAGCTTGAAGCGGCCCGTGCCGATATGCTGCCGTCGCTGGTTGCCAATGCCCACAAGTCACTTCGCAGCAAGCACTCATACAGCTACAGCAAACCCCCCGGCGGGCCGCGCTCGGCCAACGCATCGACTTCGGCAGAGGCTTCGGTCTTTACCAAGGACATCTCGTTTTCCTGGAACATTCTGGATTTCGGATTGTCCTATGTGCGTGCAAAGCAGGCAGCCAATCGCGCCATGCTTGCCGAGGAGCAGAAGCGCAAGGTCATCAACCGGATTATCGAGGACGTTCGCACAGCCTATTGGCGGGCGGTATCGGCGCAACGTCTGACAACAGGGCTGCAGCGTCTGGAAGGCCGTGTCGAACGTGCCCTGGCCAATTCCCGCTCACTGGGGGAATCGGGTTTTTCCTCGCCGGTTGCCGCCTTGAACTTTCAGCGCGAACTGATCGACATCAAGCAGGACATCCAGCGGATGCTTCGCGAGTTGAAGACCGCAAAGATCCAGCTTGCCGCACTGATGAACCTGCCACCCGACTACAACTACAAGCTTGTGATCCCGAAACGGCGGTTGTCGCATCTGAAGATCCGCATTCCAGGCGACGAGATGATGCGCCTTGCTTTGCAAAACCGGCCGGAAATGCGCGAACTGGCCTATCAGGGCCGCATCAGCGAACAGGAAGCGGAGGCGGCACTTCTCGAGCTCCTGCCGGGCATTCAGCTTTATGCCGGCAGCAACTTCGATTCCAACAACCTGCTGCTCGACAACAACTGGATATCGTGGGGCGCAAAGGCGAGCTGGAATGTAATGAAGCTGTTTCAGTATCCTGCCCGCAAGGCCGTGACGGATGCCGAATTGTACCTGAATGACCAGCGCAGCCTTGCCATGACAATGGCCATCATGACCCAGGTGTCAGTGGCGCGTACCCGGTATCATTATCTGAGAAAATCGGCCGAAACCGCCGCGCAATACAATTCGGTTCAGCACAAGCTGCTCAAACAATTGCGCGCTTCGGAAACGTCCGGCGCTGAATCGGAACAGGCGCTGATCCGCGAGGAGATGAATGCGCTGGTCGCATCGGCAGAATATGATCTTGCATATTCCGACCTGCAAAATGCCTTTGGCGCAATCTACGCGACCATCGGTGTTGATCCGTGGGGAGACCATCTCGATACGGCTTCAGATGTTGAAACGCTGGCTGCCTCCTTGCAGCAGGTATGGCGCGAACGGGGAGATGTTGGAGGCTGA
- a CDS encoding efflux RND transporter periplasmic adaptor subunit, whose protein sequence is MRHIFANWRKGIFSFRKPSRLRAGRIAAPIVLLLAAGIAGNAWAQQASGVVSDYQAFEARGLLRAATRVDLGTALTARAKQIPFKVGERFNKNDTLIAFDCERYQARMNASKASANAAWIGYKSKKRLLKHGAVGKDEVTLAGALANKAAAELSVNEAVSRECTIIAPFSGRIADLNIAPGEYPVPNEPLMSILDDSRLEIELVVPSVWLRWLAPGRDFSFTVEETGETLKSRVGRIGAEVDPVSQTVVIYAEPIDGDGGILAGMSGTARFHGDS, encoded by the coding sequence ATGCGGCACATCTTTGCAAACTGGCGGAAGGGGATTTTCTCTTTCCGCAAACCTTCTCGATTGCGGGCTGGCCGGATTGCGGCGCCCATCGTTCTGCTGCTGGCAGCCGGCATCGCGGGAAATGCCTGGGCCCAGCAAGCATCAGGCGTAGTCAGTGACTATCAGGCGTTTGAGGCACGCGGCCTGTTGCGCGCGGCAACACGGGTTGATCTTGGCACGGCACTGACAGCGCGGGCAAAGCAGATACCGTTCAAGGTGGGAGAGCGGTTCAACAAGAATGATACGCTGATTGCCTTTGACTGTGAGCGCTATCAGGCGCGGATGAACGCGTCCAAAGCCTCCGCCAACGCGGCATGGATCGGTTACAAGTCAAAGAAGCGGCTGTTGAAACACGGTGCCGTCGGCAAGGATGAAGTAACCCTCGCGGGCGCACTGGCCAACAAGGCCGCCGCAGAACTGTCCGTCAATGAAGCCGTATCGCGCGAGTGCACTATCATTGCGCCGTTCTCTGGCCGGATTGCTGATCTGAACATCGCGCCGGGAGAATATCCGGTGCCAAACGAACCGTTGATGTCGATCCTCGACGACAGCAGGCTTGAGATAGAATTGGTCGTGCCCTCGGTCTGGCTCCGCTGGCTGGCACCCGGCAGGGATTTTTCTTTTACAGTGGAAGAAACCGGAGAGACGCTGAAAAGCAGGGTTGGCCGTATTGGTGCGGAGGTGGACCCGGTCAGTCAGACGGTGGTCATTTATGCCGAGCCAATCGATGGGGATGGTGGCATCCTGGCCGGCATGAGCGGCACCGCCCGTTTTCACGGTGACAGCTGA
- a CDS encoding efflux RND transporter periplasmic adaptor subunit codes for MPAPEPIRFSGGTHRRQNFSDMRGTGSGLKSEPPKDNGGEQAAVAQKLLAFEAGLRRPADIRELDFFVANEISQILPARQVIVQRVGTGGKQYRIKAISALAMPDRDAPLTRWLNRVLACKLPAGSPAMPVGSGITTPEAPPLRYFRLPATEGEGKPYGYPYVLQLPLAGRDGAICGAISLLSDRPHDPANEALAVRAGDAVSHAFNAFPAARPMGAFIRNRPLRWLMAGALFAALFIPVPLTVLASARVVAHQPEMVAAPLSGVIKTVHLPPNSNVKTGDLLFSYDKTELQNNVDLAVQNIAVAEARLHRANQGAFGSGEGRRELAVAKAELDLALAEGTAARRRLALADVRASGPGVLLFSNIEDWTGRPVDTGERVMRIADPAKVAIAIDLETSDTIILSDEASAKVFLDSTPLSPVAAQIDRRPYEPELSETGILSFPLRAQPQSNDGTRLRIGQRGTAQLYGDNVPLWFLLFRKPLAFLRQKTGW; via the coding sequence ATGCCAGCGCCAGAGCCGATCCGTTTTTCCGGCGGCACGCACCGCCGGCAGAACTTTTCAGATATGCGCGGCACCGGTTCAGGGCTTAAATCCGAACCACCCAAAGACAACGGAGGCGAGCAGGCGGCAGTTGCGCAGAAGCTGCTTGCCTTCGAGGCCGGTTTGCGCCGCCCGGCCGATATCCGGGAACTCGACTTTTTTGTAGCAAATGAGATCTCGCAGATCCTGCCAGCACGCCAGGTCATCGTGCAACGGGTTGGAACAGGCGGTAAGCAATATCGCATTAAGGCGATTTCAGCGCTCGCAATGCCGGACCGTGACGCGCCGCTCACCCGCTGGCTGAATCGTGTGCTTGCCTGCAAATTGCCGGCCGGCAGCCCGGCAATGCCCGTTGGATCGGGCATCACCACGCCGGAAGCACCGCCCCTTCGGTACTTTCGCTTGCCTGCAACGGAAGGGGAAGGAAAGCCCTACGGCTATCCCTATGTCCTGCAACTGCCGCTTGCCGGACGTGATGGAGCAATATGCGGCGCCATATCATTACTGTCCGACAGGCCCCATGATCCGGCAAATGAAGCGCTCGCAGTGCGCGCTGGTGATGCGGTTTCCCATGCGTTCAATGCTTTTCCCGCTGCCAGGCCGATGGGTGCATTCATCCGCAATCGTCCGCTGCGCTGGTTGATGGCTGGAGCGCTGTTTGCGGCACTGTTCATACCGGTCCCATTGACGGTTCTGGCGTCGGCCAGGGTTGTTGCCCACCAGCCGGAGATGGTCGCAGCACCGCTTTCAGGTGTCATCAAAACGGTCCATCTGCCGCCAAACAGCAATGTAAAAACCGGCGATCTTCTGTTTTCCTACGACAAGACGGAATTACAGAACAATGTAGACTTGGCGGTCCAGAACATTGCGGTGGCAGAAGCGCGGCTTCACCGTGCAAATCAGGGGGCTTTCGGTTCAGGTGAAGGACGCCGTGAACTTGCTGTTGCAAAAGCGGAACTCGATCTTGCCCTTGCTGAGGGAACTGCCGCAAGAAGGCGTCTAGCCCTTGCTGATGTGCGGGCGAGCGGCCCTGGTGTATTGCTGTTTTCCAATATAGAAGACTGGACCGGGCGGCCGGTGGATACCGGCGAGCGGGTCATGCGGATTGCCGATCCCGCCAAGGTTGCCATTGCCATTGATCTTGAGACTTCCGATACGATCATCCTGTCAGATGAAGCCTCGGCCAAGGTCTTTCTCGATTCAACCCCCCTGTCACCGGTGGCAGCGCAAATTGATCGGCGGCCCTATGAGCCGGAACTGTCGGAGACCGGCATACTCTCCTTTCCGCTGCGTGCGCAGCCGCAGTCAAATGACGGTACCCGCTTGCGCATTGGACAGCGGGGAACCGCGCAACTGTATGGCGACAACGTGCCGTTGTGGTTTTTGCTGTTCAGGAAACCGCTCGCCTTCCTGCGCCAGAAAACGGGATGGTAG
- a CDS encoding biotin/lipoyl-binding protein: MRSIAFSTATLSWVTSIAVNLNPFMRFDGYYVLSDLTGIENLQQRGFALARWRLRELLFGIGDPPPETMPPNRRRLVVLHAWGTWVYRFFLFLGIALLVYGFLVKLIGIVLFVVEIAWFIALPVWRELVQWWQLRERIAASRRTIVTLGGLLMLVVLAVFPWSRNVGIPAILRMEGATSLHAPVPARLAGFDVTEGEPVQQGDILFRLDSPGLEDELLRVEAEMRLVSTRLARLTADVRDRSLRAVLETRAGYLREERSGLLRQKAALTILAPMMAGFPISIPHWRQACGSIRGTASPFCCRPSMVSALPEWKSLSVWRSGALSTKQGFTALKRGRAAGFCRTICSFRRFPLSCWKSSLCRLPG; this comes from the coding sequence TTGCGCTCCATTGCCTTTTCCACTGCCACGCTTTCCTGGGTCACCAGCATAGCGGTCAACCTCAACCCTTTCATGCGCTTTGACGGGTACTACGTACTGTCGGATCTCACGGGAATTGAAAACCTGCAGCAGCGCGGCTTTGCACTGGCGCGCTGGCGGCTGCGTGAACTGCTGTTCGGCATCGGCGATCCGCCGCCTGAAACCATGCCGCCAAACCGGCGCAGGCTGGTGGTTCTCCATGCCTGGGGCACCTGGGTTTACCGGTTCTTCCTGTTTCTCGGTATTGCGCTGCTGGTCTACGGCTTTCTTGTAAAGCTGATAGGCATTGTCCTGTTCGTAGTTGAAATAGCCTGGTTCATCGCCTTGCCGGTTTGGCGCGAACTGGTCCAGTGGTGGCAGTTACGCGAGCGAATTGCCGCCTCGCGCCGGACGATTGTTACCCTTGGCGGACTGCTGATGCTTGTGGTGCTGGCTGTTTTTCCCTGGTCTCGCAATGTTGGCATTCCGGCGATCCTTCGTATGGAAGGGGCAACGTCACTCCATGCACCGGTGCCTGCACGTCTTGCAGGTTTTGATGTGACAGAAGGCGAACCGGTGCAGCAGGGAGACATCCTCTTCCGGCTTGATTCACCAGGACTGGAGGACGAACTGCTTCGGGTTGAAGCCGAAATGCGGCTCGTTTCCACCCGCCTTGCCCGGCTGACTGCCGATGTCAGGGACCGCTCCCTGCGTGCCGTTCTGGAAACGAGGGCGGGCTATCTGAGGGAGGAGCGGTCAGGTTTGCTGCGCCAGAAAGCCGCACTGACAATCTTGGCCCCCATGATGGCAGGATTTCCAATCTCGATACCGCACTGGCGGCAGGCATGTGGCTCAATCCGCGGCACCGCCTCGCCGTTTTGCTGCCGCCCGTCCATGGTCAGCGCCTTGCCGGAATGGAAGAGCCTGTCCGTCTGGAGATCAGGGGCGTTGTCCACGAAGCAGGGTTTCACCGCATTGAAGAGGGGGCGGGCGGCAGGTTTCTGCCGGACAATCTGCAGCTTTCGCCGTTTCCCGTTGTCCTGCTGGAAAAGCAGTCTGTGTCGGCTGCCAGGTTGA
- the xdhC gene encoding xanthine dehydrogenase accessory protein XdhC, with the protein MTDQHQNRLAEQALALLERDEPAILVSVTGTRGSTPRNTGTWMMVTRGAVLGTIGGGQLEWLVTGKARDLLEAEKAGPVEHQVPLGPQINQCCGGRVTLRFEPLDSNALARVARQDSNRRNPVQIHGAGHTGTALVRALSLLPLDVQLVDVRAEALEDLQGNVDTRCLAMPEQAVREASPGTAFVVLTHSHDLDFLISAEALCRGDAAYVGMIGSKTKRSVFSGWLGDNGYDAGLASQLVCPIGAQASGVKVNDKRPEVIAALVAAELVTLFAAQA; encoded by the coding sequence ATGACGGATCAACATCAAAACAGGCTGGCAGAACAGGCGCTCGCCCTGCTTGAAAGGGATGAACCGGCGATCCTGGTTTCGGTTACCGGCACCAGAGGCTCGACACCGCGCAACACCGGAACCTGGATGATGGTAACGCGAGGCGCTGTTTTGGGTACGATTGGCGGTGGACAGCTTGAATGGCTGGTCACCGGCAAGGCGCGCGATCTGCTCGAAGCTGAAAAAGCAGGGCCCGTGGAACACCAGGTGCCGCTCGGTCCACAAATCAACCAGTGTTGCGGCGGGCGTGTCACCTTGCGTTTCGAACCGCTTGATTCAAATGCCCTGGCCCGGGTGGCGAGGCAGGACAGCAACAGACGAAATCCTGTCCAGATTCATGGTGCGGGCCATACCGGAACAGCGCTCGTCAGGGCGTTGTCCCTGCTGCCCCTTGACGTTCAATTGGTGGATGTGCGTGCGGAAGCCCTGGAAGACTTGCAAGGGAATGTCGATACCCGGTGTCTTGCCATGCCGGAACAGGCGGTGCGGGAAGCTTCCCCCGGCACGGCGTTTGTCGTGCTTACGCATTCCCACGATCTCGATTTCCTGATTTCAGCCGAGGCACTTTGCCGTGGCGATGCGGCCTATGTCGGAATGATCGGGTCAAAAACCAAGCGCTCTGTTTTTTCCGGCTGGCTTGGCGACAATGGCTATGATGCCGGGCTTGCCAGTCAGTTGGTCTGTCCGATCGGCGCGCAGGCAAGCGGGGTCAAGGTCAACGACAAGCGGCCGGAGGTTATCGCGGCACTGGTTGCAGCGGAACTGGTGACCTTGTTTGCAGCACAGGCCTGA
- a CDS encoding lytic murein transglycosylase produces MRRVSHILTGALAALLVAAPVVLAMDKASIDRQFRQWLQNDLWPQARSNGISPATFKAAFNGVTPNLKLPDLILPGSGKKLDRKQWQAEFRAPSAYFAENIIGAVASGGSKLLARHAALLARLEGQTGVPGRIVVAIWGRESAFGKAKIPYNAFEVLGTKAFMATRKDYFRAEVLAALEMVERRGAPARGLKGSWAGALGQPQFMPSSFLAHARDGDGDGKADIWNSVNDTLSSIAGYLSDKGWVRGRDWGFEVTVPQSVSCALEGPDQGRKIADWARLGIRRANGKPFPAHEAKQQGYLMMPAGRYGPAFIVTPNFYVLKEYNESDLYALFVGHAGDRMQYGSPPFQAGWQQVDDLLRSDIAAMQRGLEKLGYDVGGADGLPGFRTRRSIGGWQAKQGMTPTCFPSRKLVNRLG; encoded by the coding sequence ATGCGGCGGGTTTCACATATTCTGACAGGTGCCCTTGCGGCGCTTCTTGTTGCCGCTCCTGTCGTGCTGGCTATGGACAAAGCCTCAATCGACCGCCAGTTCCGGCAATGGCTGCAGAATGATCTGTGGCCGCAGGCGCGGTCGAATGGCATCTCGCCAGCAACGTTCAAGGCGGCCTTCAATGGGGTCACGCCCAATCTCAAACTGCCGGATCTGATCCTGCCCGGCAGCGGCAAGAAACTTGACCGAAAACAGTGGCAAGCCGAGTTTCGTGCGCCCTCGGCCTATTTCGCTGAGAACATCATCGGAGCCGTCGCATCCGGCGGCAGCAAGCTGTTGGCCCGCCACGCGGCATTGTTGGCAAGATTGGAGGGCCAAACCGGAGTGCCGGGGCGCATCGTAGTGGCAATCTGGGGCCGGGAATCAGCCTTCGGCAAGGCAAAAATCCCCTACAATGCCTTCGAGGTTCTGGGCACAAAGGCGTTTATGGCAACGCGCAAGGACTATTTCAGAGCCGAAGTGCTCGCTGCCCTTGAAATGGTTGAGCGCCGCGGAGCTCCGGCGCGCGGCCTTAAAGGTTCCTGGGCTGGTGCTCTCGGCCAACCGCAATTCATGCCGTCCTCCTTTCTTGCCCATGCCCGCGACGGAGACGGCGATGGCAAGGCCGATATCTGGAATTCGGTAAACGATACGCTTTCCTCCATTGCCGGCTATCTTTCCGACAAGGGTTGGGTAAGAGGCCGCGACTGGGGATTTGAGGTAACCGTTCCGCAATCGGTCTCTTGTGCCCTGGAAGGTCCTGACCAGGGCCGCAAGATTGCCGATTGGGCCAGGCTTGGCATCCGCCGGGCCAATGGCAAACCGTTTCCCGCCCATGAAGCAAAACAGCAAGGCTACCTGATGATGCCCGCCGGGCGTTATGGCCCTGCCTTCATCGTCACGCCGAACTTCTACGTACTCAAGGAGTATAATGAGTCCGATCTCTACGCCCTGTTTGTCGGACATGCCGGGGATCGCATGCAATATGGTTCCCCGCCCTTCCAGGCCGGTTGGCAGCAGGTGGACGATCTGTTGCGTTCTGACATTGCCGCCATGCAGCGCGGCTTGGAGAAGCTCGGTTATGACGTTGGCGGCGCGGACGGCCTGCCGGGTTTCAGGACCCGGCGTTCGATTGGCGGCTGGCAGGCCAAACAGGGCATGACACCAACCTGCTTTCCCAGCAGGAAGCTGGTGAACCGCCTCGGCTGA
- a CDS encoding (2Fe-2S)-binding protein, translating to MSTVSMTVNGKAVEREVEDRTLLVDFLREHLNLTGTHVGCDTSQCGACVVHVDGKAVKACTMLAAQASGGEVTTIEGLAAQGPGGDKLHPMQQAFKENHGLQCGFCTPGMIMTAVDMVNRHKANGGGKLSEDKIRAELEGNICRCTGYHNIVRSIEAGAKGMR from the coding sequence ATGTCAACAGTAAGCATGACGGTCAATGGCAAAGCCGTTGAGCGTGAGGTGGAGGACAGGACGCTTCTGGTCGATTTCCTCCGCGAACACCTTAACCTGACAGGAACCCATGTCGGCTGCGATACCTCGCAGTGTGGCGCCTGTGTCGTGCATGTCGATGGCAAGGCGGTCAAGGCCTGCACCATGCTGGCTGCCCAGGCATCCGGCGGCGAGGTAACGACGATCGAGGGGCTGGCCGCCCAGGGTCCGGGGGGCGACAAGCTCCATCCCATGCAGCAGGCTTTCAAGGAAAACCACGGTCTGCAATGCGGCTTCTGCACACCGGGCATGATCATGACAGCGGTCGACATGGTTAACCGCCACAAGGCCAATGGTGGCGGCAAGCTTTCGGAAGACAAGATCCGTGCGGAACTGGAAGGCAATATCTGCCGCTGCACCGGGTATCATAACATTGTCCGCTCCATCGAGGCAGGCGCCAAGGGCATGCGATAG